One Paenibacillus sp. FSL H7-0737 DNA segment encodes these proteins:
- a CDS encoding C39 family peptidase, translating to MRHRNSSLSNKLSVDPYTQWEAGVSSPSSACGPATLAALTEYWNTQLGMDFIRGKGHFHSKAAHINYIYSHHGGTPLGMSTRSFVKGITAYIHSSISPKGGHKLSVSTFNDFDVYKVEIDAGRPVAVKFDKWFNFRWRGNFAYDYHWVLGIGYEVPDNGDLPILIVQDNGVRYKDGRIALCKERRIPYYANKDIITMVGMNIIETPS from the coding sequence ATGAGACATAGAAACTCCAGTCTTAGTAACAAACTATCGGTAGATCCATACACACAGTGGGAGGCTGGGGTTTCATCCCCGTCTTCTGCATGTGGACCAGCTACGCTGGCAGCTTTAACCGAGTATTGGAATACCCAGCTAGGAATGGACTTTATTCGTGGCAAAGGTCATTTTCACTCTAAAGCAGCTCATATTAATTACATATACAGTCATCACGGAGGTACCCCTTTGGGGATGAGTACACGTAGTTTTGTAAAGGGAATCACAGCTTATATCCACTCTTCAATCTCGCCAAAAGGGGGACATAAGCTTTCTGTCTCTACTTTTAACGATTTTGATGTGTATAAAGTGGAGATTGATGCAGGTCGGCCAGTAGCTGTTAAATTTGATAAATGGTTTAATTTTCGGTGGAGAGGGAATTTTGCTTACGATTACCATTGGGTATTAGGAATAGGATATGAAGTACCTGATAACGGGGATCTTCCAATCCTCATCGTTCAGGATAATGGTGTGAGGTATAAGGATGGAAGGATTGCTCTTTGTAAAGAACGCCGCATCCCATATTATGCAAATAAAGACATCATTACAATGGTGGGAATGAATATCATAGAAACGCCTAGTTAA
- a CDS encoding glutamate synthase subunit beta: MGKATGFLEFERQTPSECEALERIKNWDEFSIPMDEENLREQGARCMDCGTPFCHVGRLLSGMASGCPLHNLIPEWNDMVYRGNWEVALKRLHKTNNFPEFTGRVCPAPCEGSCTVGMNGKPVTIKSIEKSIVDRGFEEGWIVPEPPLTRTGKKVAVVGSGPAGLACAAQLNKAGHSVTVYERADRIGGLLTYGIPNMKLDKKTVQRRVDLLTAEGITFVTRTEIGRNISASQLKAEHDAVVLCGGSTQARELPIEGRELRGIHQAMEFLTLNTKSLLDSELADGEYLSAADKDVVVVGGGDTGTDCVATSIRHGCRSVIQLEIMPQAPLTRQPSNPWPEWPKVLKVDYGQKEAASLYKEDPRRYLVSTKRFVGDDGGHVQELHTVRIEWTRNEQGRIVPVEVPGSEEVLKAQLVLLALGFTGPEESVLGELGVERDERGNAKAEFGAQATNVEAVFTAGDMRRGQSLVVWAIDEGRQTAREVDRFLMGSSNLP, translated from the coding sequence ATGGGGAAAGCAACCGGATTTTTGGAATTTGAACGGCAGACGCCTTCGGAGTGTGAGGCGCTTGAGCGGATTAAGAATTGGGATGAATTCTCGATTCCTATGGATGAAGAGAATCTGCGCGAGCAAGGCGCGCGTTGTATGGACTGTGGTACGCCATTTTGTCATGTAGGACGTCTGTTGTCTGGTATGGCTTCCGGCTGCCCTCTACACAACTTGATTCCTGAATGGAATGATATGGTTTATCGTGGGAACTGGGAGGTTGCACTGAAACGTCTGCATAAGACCAATAACTTCCCTGAATTTACTGGACGTGTGTGTCCGGCACCTTGTGAAGGTTCTTGTACAGTAGGGATGAACGGCAAGCCCGTAACGATAAAGTCGATTGAAAAGTCGATTGTAGATAGAGGTTTTGAAGAAGGTTGGATTGTTCCTGAGCCCCCGCTTACTCGCACAGGTAAAAAGGTAGCTGTAGTGGGCTCGGGTCCAGCAGGTCTTGCCTGTGCAGCTCAGCTTAACAAGGCAGGGCATTCGGTGACCGTGTATGAACGGGCAGATCGGATTGGTGGTTTGTTGACGTATGGTATTCCGAACATGAAGCTGGATAAGAAGACGGTTCAGCGCCGAGTAGACCTGCTGACGGCTGAAGGCATTACATTCGTAACTCGTACAGAGATTGGGAGAAATATCTCGGCGTCACAACTCAAGGCGGAGCACGATGCTGTTGTCTTGTGTGGCGGGTCTACGCAGGCACGAGAGCTTCCTATAGAGGGTCGTGAGCTGCGGGGCATTCATCAGGCGATGGAGTTTCTGACACTGAATACTAAGAGCTTACTGGACTCAGAGCTTGCTGATGGTGAATACTTGTCTGCGGCAGATAAGGATGTAGTTGTAGTCGGTGGCGGGGATACTGGCACAGACTGTGTAGCTACGTCGATCCGCCACGGCTGTCGTAGTGTAATCCAGCTTGAGATTATGCCACAGGCTCCGCTGACCCGTCAGCCTAGCAATCCGTGGCCAGAATGGCCAAAGGTTCTTAAGGTGGACTATGGCCAAAAAGAAGCGGCTTCACTGTATAAGGAAGATCCACGTCGTTATCTTGTTTCGACGAAACGTTTTGTTGGTGACGATGGTGGACATGTGCAGGAGCTGCATACTGTGCGCATTGAGTGGACTCGCAATGAACAGGGACGGATAGTTCCGGTTGAAGTACCAGGCAGTGAAGAAGTTCTAAAGGCACAGCTGGTACTACTCGCATTAGGATTCACAGGGCCCGAAGAGTCTGTGCTAGGTGAGCTTGGGGTGGAACGTGATGAGCGGGGAAATGCCAAGGCAGAGTTCGGAGCACAAGCGACCAATGTAGAGGCGGTATTCACAGCAGGTGATATGCGCCGCGGACAAAGCCTTGTAGTTTGGGCCATTGATGAGGGGCGTCAGACCGCCCGCGAAGTGGACCGATTCTTGATGGGATCATCGAATTTGCCGTGA
- a CDS encoding PAS domain-containing hybrid sensor histidine kinase/response regulator, producing the protein MDNAVEYSTMLEHAFMWSPEGIAVLSLNDGKGNWLKVNPAFCNLLGFTEAEFLAGAIFAEMENRQTSSKELSYRLVMDELQNSPAGSWKKEECFHKGDQPVWLSLTFSGFGTAGQAPSCIIVYAEDITDRKIADQQMADQRDLEEQIYQSERNYRLISENSLDLISRHAVEERKQFEFKLQENEQRYKSLFEYNPSAVYSMNLQGDYLTANANLEKLTGYSLEELIGMYFGPVVHEKDMEKTLYHFNLAAKGYPQSYDLTLIHKEGHLVEINTTNIPIIVDDQVVGVYGISRDITERIRYTEQIEKLSNEYTLILNAVSEGIFGLDMEEKVTFINPAGLHMLGYEHDEIMGHTYLDHIQQTALDGIHYRPEESPLIKAIRSGGSYQSKDAVLWRKDGTSFLAEYQVTPLFDKGEPKGVVVVFRDITDEKEIIRAKESAEKADQAKSEFLAIMSHEIRTPMNGIVGMTDLLAETELDEEQREYTNIIKESSSSLLYILNEILDYSKIEAGKMMIVHEPVHLREVLDSVTDLFMAKALEKNLELSYSMAPGVPTFIMGDAGRLRQVLVNLVSNAIKFTDRGKVCIYVEQKLSVVSKKSTLKFNVRDTGIGIPLEKQHQLFQSFYQLHSSFNRKYAGTGLGLAICKKLVELMGGAIAVESSEGNGSNFYFTLQINPENKYEGEEEDIAQAEQKPAQEMESRSNSEGSMDVGENVILLPEGPALSASKPNSSKGEPS; encoded by the coding sequence ATGGATAACGCGGTAGAATATAGCACAATGTTGGAACATGCATTTATGTGGTCCCCAGAGGGAATAGCCGTACTGTCTTTAAACGATGGTAAGGGCAACTGGCTGAAGGTCAATCCGGCTTTTTGCAATTTACTTGGCTTTACGGAAGCTGAGTTTCTTGCTGGGGCTATTTTTGCAGAAATGGAAAATAGACAGACGTCTTCGAAAGAGCTTTCCTATAGATTGGTGATGGACGAGCTTCAGAATTCTCCAGCAGGGAGCTGGAAGAAGGAAGAATGCTTTCACAAAGGGGATCAACCGGTATGGCTTTCCCTGACATTCTCAGGATTTGGAACAGCAGGACAAGCCCCTTCGTGTATTATTGTGTACGCCGAAGATATTACAGACCGAAAGATTGCAGACCAACAAATGGCAGATCAACGAGATCTAGAGGAACAGATTTATCAAAGTGAACGTAATTATAGATTGATTTCCGAGAATTCGCTGGATTTAATCTCGCGTCATGCAGTTGAAGAGCGCAAACAGTTCGAATTCAAGCTTCAGGAGAATGAACAGCGCTATAAATCCTTATTTGAATATAATCCCTCTGCTGTGTACTCAATGAATTTGCAAGGCGATTATTTAACAGCCAATGCGAATCTGGAGAAGCTGACCGGGTATTCGCTGGAAGAACTGATCGGAATGTACTTTGGTCCCGTTGTGCATGAGAAGGATATGGAGAAGACGCTGTATCATTTTAACTTAGCTGCTAAGGGCTATCCCCAAAGCTATGATCTGACGCTTATTCATAAAGAAGGCCATCTTGTAGAGATTAATACCACTAATATTCCGATCATTGTAGACGATCAAGTGGTTGGTGTATATGGTATTTCCCGTGACATTACGGAACGTATAAGATATACAGAACAAATTGAGAAGCTAAGCAATGAGTACACTCTTATATTAAATGCAGTATCTGAGGGTATTTTTGGACTCGATATGGAGGAGAAGGTGACCTTCATCAACCCTGCAGGTTTGCATATGCTCGGCTATGAACATGATGAGATCATGGGTCATACCTATCTAGATCATATTCAGCAGACAGCGCTTGACGGGATCCATTATCGGCCAGAGGAGTCGCCACTTATCAAAGCCATTAGGTCAGGGGGATCTTACCAGAGCAAGGATGCAGTTTTATGGCGTAAAGATGGTACAAGTTTTCTTGCGGAGTACCAAGTAACCCCTCTTTTTGATAAAGGTGAACCTAAGGGTGTTGTAGTCGTGTTCAGGGATATTACAGATGAGAAGGAGATCATTCGGGCGAAGGAATCTGCGGAAAAAGCGGACCAGGCTAAATCAGAGTTTCTAGCCATTATGAGCCATGAAATACGCACGCCTATGAACGGCATTGTAGGGATGACTGATCTGCTTGCCGAGACGGAACTAGATGAAGAACAACGTGAGTACACAAATATTATTAAGGAGAGCAGTAGCTCTCTTCTATATATTCTGAATGAAATTCTCGATTACAGTAAAATTGAGGCCGGAAAAATGATGATCGTACATGAGCCCGTACATCTTCGAGAGGTACTGGACAGTGTAACGGATCTGTTTATGGCTAAGGCTTTGGAAAAAAATCTTGAGCTGTCTTACAGCATGGCACCAGGAGTTCCTACGTTCATTATGGGAGATGCAGGACGATTACGTCAGGTATTGGTTAATCTGGTCAGCAATGCGATTAAATTTACTGACCGAGGTAAAGTCTGTATTTATGTGGAGCAAAAATTGTCCGTGGTTTCAAAGAAATCTACTTTGAAGTTTAATGTCAGAGACACGGGGATAGGTATTCCTTTAGAAAAGCAGCATCAGCTGTTTCAATCATTCTACCAGCTGCACTCCTCGTTTAATCGTAAGTATGCCGGGACGGGGTTAGGACTAGCCATTTGCAAGAAGCTTGTCGAGCTGATGGGCGGAGCCATTGCGGTGGAGAGTAGCGAAGGAAACGGCTCTAATTTCTATTTCACACTACAGATTAATCCTGAAAACAAATATGAGGGCGAAGAGGAAGATATTGCTCAGGCAGAGCAGAAGCCTGCACAGGAAATGGAATCACGATCTAATTCAGAGGGATCTATGGATGTTGGTGAAAATGTGATTTTACTTCCGGAAGGCCCTGCCCTTTCAGCTTCTAAGCCGAACTCTTCAAAGGGAGAACCATCCTGA
- a CDS encoding agmatine deiminase family protein yields MNPKDLNYTMPPEWGKHERTFISWPVQESMCFPDNHESVCQGYADIITAIAEFEPITVIVNPEDVEKVERLVSGPNVTLLPIKHSDAWLRDNGPTFVVNKDGVLAGVNWKFNAWGGKYSPWDLDDEVAPQILEHTQVTRFDAPLVMEGGSIHTDGEGTLITTEECLLNTNRNPDLKRENIEEYVRNYTGTETIIWLKRGLSGDETDGHVDNIACFAAPGKVIIQVCEDPQDENFEITQENLRILENAIDAKGRKLEIIKIQQPPRVDHDGSRLTLSYLNFYFVNGGIILPVFGGTAVETDKLAEEVLAGLFPERKIRTVNGMAVITEGGNVHCTTQQMPAQQ; encoded by the coding sequence ATGAATCCTAAAGATTTGAACTATACAATGCCACCGGAATGGGGCAAGCATGAACGTACTTTTATCTCCTGGCCGGTGCAGGAATCTATGTGTTTCCCGGACAACCACGAGTCGGTATGCCAAGGTTATGCTGACATTATTACAGCTATTGCCGAGTTTGAACCGATTACGGTCATCGTTAACCCGGAGGACGTGGAAAAGGTAGAACGTCTGGTCAGCGGACCGAATGTAACGCTACTACCTATAAAGCATAGCGATGCTTGGTTGCGTGATAACGGGCCTACCTTTGTTGTTAATAAAGACGGCGTTCTAGCAGGTGTGAACTGGAAGTTTAATGCCTGGGGCGGTAAATATTCACCTTGGGATCTGGATGATGAGGTAGCTCCACAGATTCTCGAACACACACAAGTGACACGCTTTGATGCGCCGCTTGTGATGGAAGGCGGCTCGATCCATACGGATGGAGAAGGCACCTTGATTACTACAGAAGAATGTCTGCTCAATACGAACCGCAACCCGGATTTGAAGCGCGAGAATATTGAAGAGTACGTGCGCAATTATACAGGTACAGAAACTATTATCTGGCTTAAGCGTGGTCTAAGTGGTGATGAAACCGATGGTCATGTGGATAATATCGCTTGCTTCGCTGCTCCAGGTAAAGTCATTATTCAGGTCTGTGAGGATCCGCAGGACGAGAATTTTGAGATTACACAGGAGAATCTTCGTATTTTGGAGAATGCCATAGATGCCAAAGGGCGTAAGCTGGAGATCATCAAGATTCAGCAACCACCACGGGTGGATCATGACGGCAGCCGTCTGACGCTCAGTTATTTGAACTTCTATTTCGTAAATGGTGGAATTATTTTACCTGTGTTTGGCGGTACAGCGGTGGAAACAGATAAACTTGCCGAGGAAGTACTGGCTGGTTTGTTCCCGGAACGTAAGATTCGTACAGTTAACGGTATGGCGGTCATCACCGAGGGCGGGAACGTTCACTGCACTACGCAGCAAATGCCTGCTCAGCAATAA
- the pulA gene encoding type I pullulanase — protein sequence MSVQKEMKEPIYYGDPATTRGISVFAQEFDQLFSYDGDDLGLTYSSACSSFCLWAPTAQEAELVIYDSWQGAAGSKYAMIRDIRGTWRATVDGDLDGKFYTYRVHLGEQWNEAADPYARAVGVNGDRGAILDLRKTDPERWTEDKPSFEDPVDAIIYELHLRDLSIHPASGMAHKGQYLALAEEGTRGPEGILTGLDHIADLGVTHVQLLPIYDYSTESVDETKLDEPHFNWGYDPKNYNAPEGSYATDPYVPGLRIQELKTMIQALHDRGLRVIMDVVYNHVYDGYRVNFTKLVPGYYLRYKQDGSLSNGSGCGNDVATERLMMSRFIVESVVYWAKEYHIDGFRFDLMGLMDVDTMRETRRRLDGIDPSIMTIGEGWMMGTELPMERLAHQKNASLMPGIGHFNDDFRDAIKGNIFLYDQPGFISGMMGLEPAIKAGIAGGIDFSPGIKQFAEEPQQNVNYVECHDNHTLWDKIVLSTEGETVTQRRSMHRLASAIVFMSQGIPFIHAGQEFMRTKDGVENSYKSSVEINRMDWELCAAHQEDVAYMKQLIELRKAHPAFRMRTAADIRNHLVFEKAPASAVAYTLRGHAGGDAAKHIYVLFNANAEQTTVVLPQLGAWKTIFGADLTQELTGNKLTVNGIGTVVLTAK from the coding sequence TTGTCCGTACAAAAGGAAATGAAGGAACCGATTTATTATGGTGATCCTGCGACTACTAGAGGGATTTCCGTATTCGCTCAGGAGTTTGATCAGTTGTTTAGTTATGACGGGGATGATCTCGGACTTACATATTCATCGGCCTGTTCATCATTTTGCTTGTGGGCCCCTACGGCTCAGGAGGCAGAGCTAGTAATTTATGATTCATGGCAGGGAGCTGCGGGGTCTAAATATGCTATGATTCGCGATATTCGGGGAACGTGGAGAGCTACGGTTGACGGTGATCTAGATGGCAAGTTCTATACCTACCGAGTACATCTAGGTGAACAGTGGAATGAAGCAGCAGATCCTTACGCGCGTGCTGTCGGCGTGAATGGGGACAGAGGTGCTATTCTAGATTTGCGCAAGACGGACCCTGAGCGGTGGACGGAAGATAAGCCGTCGTTTGAGGATCCTGTAGACGCTATTATTTATGAGCTTCATTTGCGTGACTTATCCATTCATCCAGCCAGCGGTATGGCTCATAAGGGTCAATATCTCGCTTTGGCGGAAGAAGGAACCCGCGGACCAGAGGGCATTCTCACCGGACTCGATCATATCGCAGATCTCGGTGTAACCCACGTGCAGCTATTGCCTATTTATGATTATTCTACAGAGAGTGTAGATGAGACGAAGCTGGATGAGCCTCATTTTAACTGGGGTTATGATCCAAAGAACTACAATGCTCCTGAAGGCTCCTATGCTACGGATCCTTATGTGCCCGGACTACGTATTCAAGAACTAAAAACAATGATTCAAGCGCTTCATGATCGTGGACTCCGCGTCATTATGGATGTTGTTTACAACCATGTGTACGACGGATATCGCGTGAATTTCACTAAACTGGTTCCTGGCTATTATTTGCGTTATAAACAAGACGGAAGCCTGTCGAATGGCTCGGGCTGTGGGAATGACGTGGCTACAGAACGCTTGATGATGTCCCGCTTCATTGTGGAGTCCGTGGTCTATTGGGCTAAAGAATACCATATCGACGGCTTCCGCTTTGATTTGATGGGCTTGATGGATGTCGATACGATGCGGGAAACCCGGCGGCGTCTGGATGGAATAGATCCGTCTATCATGACTATCGGTGAAGGCTGGATGATGGGGACTGAGCTACCGATGGAACGGCTCGCTCATCAGAAGAATGCCTCCCTTATGCCGGGAATCGGACATTTTAATGATGATTTCAGGGATGCTATTAAAGGAAATATCTTTTTGTACGATCAGCCGGGCTTCATCAGTGGAATGATGGGTCTGGAGCCTGCGATCAAGGCGGGGATTGCGGGAGGGATTGACTTCAGCCCAGGAATTAAGCAATTTGCCGAGGAGCCTCAGCAAAACGTTAATTATGTGGAGTGTCATGATAATCATACCTTATGGGATAAAATCGTATTGTCCACCGAGGGTGAGACGGTTACTCAGCGCCGTTCCATGCACAGACTAGCTTCTGCGATAGTGTTCATGAGTCAGGGGATTCCTTTTATCCATGCAGGACAGGAGTTTATGCGTACGAAGGACGGGGTGGAGAACAGCTATAAATCTTCGGTCGAGATCAATCGTATGGACTGGGAATTGTGCGCCGCGCATCAGGAAGATGTGGCGTATATGAAACAGTTAATCGAACTGCGTAAAGCTCACCCGGCCTTCCGTATGCGAACAGCAGCGGACATTCGGAACCATTTGGTTTTTGAAAAAGCACCGGCAAGTGCAGTAGCTTACACGCTACGTGGCCATGCTGGAGGAGATGCAGCGAAGCATATTTATGTTCTTTTTAATGCGAATGCTGAACAGACCACTGTGGTTCTGCCGCAGCTTGGAGCATGGAAGACCATCTTCGGGGCTGATCTTACGCAGGAGCTGACTGGAAATAAGCTGACTGTAAATGGGATTGGGACAGTAGTCCTGACGGCGAAATAA
- the aguB gene encoding N-carbamoylputrescine amidase has product MRNVKVAATQMSCSSNIDENISKAETLVREAAAQGAQIILLQELFETPYFCQKEKADYYAYATELEHNKAINHFTAIAKELQVVLPISFYEKKNYARYNSLAVIDADGTILGKYRKSHIPDGPGYEEKFYFNPGDTGFKVWNTRYAKIGVGICWDQWYPEAARVMSLMGAEILFYPTAIGSEPQDGSIDSKDHWQTCMLGHAAANLIPVVASNRIGEEIDEDSSINFYGSSFIAGPQGNKIVEAGRDEQAVIVSEFDLDALEVGRIEWGVFRDRRPELYKMIGSYDGDIIL; this is encoded by the coding sequence TTGAGAAATGTAAAAGTAGCTGCGACGCAAATGAGCTGTTCCAGCAATATTGATGAGAATATCAGTAAAGCCGAAACATTGGTCAGAGAAGCGGCGGCACAGGGAGCACAAATTATTTTGCTGCAGGAGCTGTTCGAGACTCCGTATTTCTGCCAGAAAGAGAAAGCTGATTATTACGCATATGCAACAGAGCTTGAGCATAACAAAGCGATTAATCATTTCACAGCAATAGCCAAGGAACTGCAAGTGGTGCTGCCAATCAGTTTTTATGAGAAAAAGAACTACGCACGTTACAACTCACTAGCTGTAATCGATGCCGATGGAACGATACTGGGCAAATACCGCAAGAGCCATATTCCAGATGGCCCAGGGTATGAAGAGAAATTCTACTTCAATCCGGGAGATACTGGCTTTAAAGTATGGAACACTCGCTATGCCAAGATTGGTGTAGGGATTTGCTGGGATCAGTGGTACCCGGAAGCGGCTAGAGTGATGAGCCTGATGGGAGCAGAAATTCTGTTCTATCCAACCGCTATCGGATCAGAACCACAGGATGGATCGATCGACTCTAAGGATCATTGGCAGACTTGTATGCTTGGGCATGCAGCGGCTAACCTTATTCCAGTCGTTGCCTCCAACCGTATTGGTGAAGAGATTGATGAAGATTCTAGCATTAATTTCTACGGCTCTTCGTTCATTGCGGGACCGCAAGGCAATAAAATTGTTGAAGCAGGCCGAGACGAGCAAGCTGTAATAGTGAGCGAATTTGATCTGGATGCTTTGGAAGTCGGACGGATCGAGTGGGGCGTCTTCCGTGATCGCCGGCCGGAGCTGTACAAAATGATTGGTTCTTATGATGGGGACATCATTCTTTAA
- a CDS encoding TerD family protein, with protein sequence MAGINLVKGQKIDLTKGNAGLSNVIVGLGWDPAEPARGFFGVKKQANVDCDASALMLNENGKLVKKGNLVCFHNKQSPCNSVIHSGDNLTGDGDGDDEQIMVNLNAIPSDVHKVLVVVNIYDATNRKQDFGLIKSAYIRVINAVGNNELIRFNLSDNYNGYTALICGELYRQGGEWKFAAIGEGSHAAHINQLAERYV encoded by the coding sequence TTGGCTGGAATTAATCTGGTAAAAGGTCAGAAGATTGATCTCACAAAAGGTAATGCAGGCTTATCTAACGTAATTGTAGGTTTAGGTTGGGATCCGGCTGAGCCAGCTCGAGGATTCTTCGGTGTGAAGAAACAGGCCAACGTGGACTGTGACGCTTCAGCACTGATGCTGAACGAGAATGGTAAGCTAGTTAAGAAGGGTAACCTGGTGTGCTTCCATAACAAGCAAAGTCCTTGTAACTCTGTCATTCACTCCGGAGACAATCTCACGGGTGATGGTGACGGAGACGATGAGCAAATCATGGTTAACCTGAATGCCATTCCTTCCGATGTACACAAGGTTCTGGTAGTTGTGAATATTTATGATGCCACGAACCGTAAACAGGATTTCGGATTGATTAAGTCAGCTTATATCCGTGTGATAAACGCTGTAGGCAACAATGAGCTAATCCGTTTCAACCTATCTGATAATTACAATGGCTATACGGCGCTTATTTGTGGGGAACTTTACCGTCAAGGTGGAGAGTGGAAGTTCGCCGCAATTGGTGAGGGTAGTCACGCGGCACATATCAATCAACTGGCAGAACGCTACGTATAA
- the yfcE gene encoding phosphodiesterase — MKLMFISDIHGSLFWLERALEKVEEEQPDSLVIVGDFLYHGPRNPLPKGYDPQGVANKLNEYNKKKPITAVRGNCDAEVDQMLLQFPMMGDYVMLLHEGRRIYVTHGHGFSIENLPALSEKDIFIQGHTHLPVADVKEGVYVLNPGSISLPKENNPNSYGILEGGEFIVKDFEGDVVKRITL, encoded by the coding sequence ATGAAGCTAATGTTTATTTCCGATATTCACGGTTCTTTATTCTGGTTAGAACGGGCTTTGGAAAAGGTAGAGGAAGAACAGCCAGACAGTCTTGTAATCGTAGGAGACTTTTTATATCACGGTCCCAGAAATCCACTGCCGAAGGGTTATGACCCGCAGGGAGTTGCTAATAAACTGAATGAATATAACAAAAAGAAGCCTATAACGGCAGTACGTGGTAACTGCGATGCTGAGGTAGACCAGATGCTGCTGCAGTTTCCGATGATGGGCGATTATGTGATGCTCCTGCATGAAGGCAGACGAATCTATGTTACACACGGTCATGGCTTTAGTATTGAGAATTTACCGGCACTATCTGAGAAGGATATCTTTATTCAGGGGCATACCCATCTTCCGGTTGCGGATGTAAAAGAGGGCGTATACGTGCTGAATCCCGGTTCGATATCGCTGCCTAAAGAGAATAACCCGAATTCCTATGGTATCCTTGAGGGTGGAGAATTCATCGTTAAGGATTTTGAGGGCGATGTGGTAAAAAGGATTACACTATAA
- a CDS encoding tellurite resistance TerB family protein gives MSTFKNWLNTTKNGLTEQVKKFKNKDFMNAVVAGCALVAAADGKIEEAEKNKMAGYMNMSNELKVFDMRDVITQFNFYVSNFEFSPEIGKQEALKAIGKFTGKPDVGRVIVGVCSAIGSADGDFDDNEKAVVRHICGVLGLNPGEFSL, from the coding sequence ATGAGCACATTTAAAAACTGGTTGAACACAACCAAAAACGGACTAACAGAACAAGTAAAGAAATTCAAAAATAAAGATTTCATGAATGCGGTAGTTGCGGGCTGCGCCTTGGTTGCTGCTGCCGACGGTAAAATAGAAGAAGCTGAAAAGAATAAAATGGCTGGTTACATGAATATGAGTAATGAGCTTAAGGTGTTTGACATGAGAGATGTAATTACCCAGTTCAACTTTTATGTAAGTAACTTTGAGTTCTCACCAGAAATCGGTAAGCAGGAAGCACTGAAAGCAATCGGTAAGTTTACCGGTAAACCAGATGTGGGACGTGTAATTGTGGGTGTGTGCTCAGCTATTGGATCAGCTGATGGTGATTTTGATGACAATGAAAAAGCAGTTGTGCGGCATATTTGCGGTGTCTTGGGATTAAACCCTGGTGAATTCAGTTTATAA
- a CDS encoding TerD family protein → MAINLSKGQKIDLTKTNPGLSKITVGLGWDTNKYDGGKDFDLDVSVFLTNANSKVEKETNFIYFNNKQNENASVVHTGDNRTGDGDGDDEQIQVDLLSIPADVEKVAFTITIYEAETRSQNFGQVSRSYVRIVNDLNNEELIRFDLGEDFSIETGVVVGELYRHGAEWKFNAIGSGYKDGLSGLTRDYGLQ, encoded by the coding sequence ATGGCAATTAATCTATCCAAAGGTCAAAAGATCGATTTAACAAAAACAAATCCAGGTCTATCCAAAATCACAGTAGGTCTTGGTTGGGACACTAATAAATATGACGGCGGTAAAGATTTCGACTTGGACGTTTCCGTATTCTTGACTAATGCGAACAGCAAAGTTGAAAAAGAAACCAACTTCATTTACTTCAATAATAAACAGAACGAGAACGCTTCTGTTGTTCATACAGGTGATAACCGTACGGGTGACGGCGATGGTGATGATGAGCAGATTCAAGTGGATCTTCTGAGTATCCCAGCGGATGTAGAAAAGGTAGCTTTTACTATTACAATTTATGAAGCTGAAACAAGAAGCCAAAACTTCGGTCAAGTTTCTCGTTCTTATGTACGTATCGTAAATGATTTGAACAATGAAGAACTAATCCGTTTTGATTTGGGTGAAGACTTCTCTATTGAAACTGGCGTTGTTGTCGGTGAATTGTACCGTCATGGTGCAGAGTGGAAGTTCAATGCAATCGGTAGCGGCTACAAAGACGGCTTGAGCGGTTTGACTCGCGATTACGGCTTGCAATAA